GAGGTGGACTTTgagaactgaaggtttatttacatCATTTACAGTATTAGCACAAAGTAAAGAACAGTAATAAAGTAATCGAcagccggcagcaaatcggacgctgtggcccgtggcaagaagaatGTCTCTTCTCGATCTGTCTCTAGCTTTTAatcccttcggtctctcggggtcacgtcattttcagccaatcgtcgagtcatctcaggtgtcgtcattttcctccaatcGTAGGGGCTCGTGCAAGTggcgtcatattcggccaatgatGGTGCTTCAAGGGCTCCATTGTCGGATGGCGGCCTTCGTTCGGCATTTCCTCTTCGCCTGGTACGCGCTCAGTTGGCTGTAGGTCCCGGGTGGTTGTCGAACGGCATTGCAGAGTAGCAAAGCAACTTTTCTAGGGACTGGGTCAACCTTCCGTTGCAATTACAGGAAGTGTCAAACAGGGGGAAGACCAAAGCTCCCCGCGTGGCTCACGAGGTGGGGATAATCAACCGGTTTGACGAGACCGATATCGCGGTCGACGCGCCCCTGCGCACCAGGATTGACAGGTGACGGCGAGTGGTTGAGCTTGGAGAATTTGACGGATGTCCGTATCTAACAGTACCTAATCAAATtcaaatgtttgcttgttcgctaGCCATGAGACTTTTCTGAGATGACGAGTTTGACTTGCGATTACTCGAAAGCTAATACCTACTGACATAAGCAGTGACCAAAAATATGCGTTGACTTTCCAGTTTCCAAAGAATTAGTTGTAGTGCAGTAGTGGTTCCTTCAATATATTGCTTTCACAAGTTCCATCGTCATCAGGTATTCTTACACGGCCTTAGCCAACACCGCACGCTACAAGCTTCAAGTTTCACCGGCTGCCCAGTTGCGGCAACTCTGGACAAACATGTCACGCTCAACCATACCGGATGTTTAACATGCACCTACAGTTCTGAAATCTTTATTTTTCCAGACCTGTAATCGTGCTGGCTACATGAAATGGACTAGAAAGTGGGCGCCATATGCAGCAACACCCTACATCTACCACAAAGACCAGTGGGTCAGCTATGACGACACAGACAGCGCCGACGTAAAGGTAAATAAAATCTCTCCATTTTATTTTGGCTCAGCGTTAAAATAACATAGCTTAATAGAACTTCTTGGGAATGTTGGCGGGTTTACTAAACATGGTTTTTGGGCACGatagtggacataaaaaaggAAAGACACAAGCACACACAAGGTGCCAACCATCAAATCCCTTATTACTGCACGAAGCAGAGCAAAGCGCAATTTTTACGCACGCGTCACCACAAGACTGATGACCTGACAATGATGGCTGTCCACATTGTTACATCTTTACCTCAAACAGGTGCATCTCTGATGAATATAACGTGATCAAAGTGTCACTGGCATACGTGGGACCTTTCTATCTGATAACGTGTGCCTCCAAGAATTCACGCACTGTTTTGTTGCCACTCCTGCCCATCTTTCACTGGTCTCACTTCATGGCCTATATATCTGACGTGATGATAAAGCTCTATGATATAAACGACCAACTGTGCTTGGTAGCACAGTCGGAAGACTGACTCCATTCAAACTAATGCCGGTTTCTAGTAAAAAAATATAATCCCCCCATGGGTGCTGTGGCTGTCTCTAAGTAAACTGAGAAGGTTCACTCACGGCGGCGGGTATACCGCACTTGCCGACGTCATAACGTATGAAGTCTACTCTCGGATAGGACATTATTTAATGGGGTAACGATGAAGCCGGCTGAGCTGGTTGAAGCAATCAAGCCGTTGGCATGAATTTGCGTGTGTTTAGTGTATTTACTGGCTTCTACAAACCAAGCAAACTGAGTTGTTTAACAGCACAGACATAACTAATGGTGGTACTTGTATGGCGGTCGTCTAGAAGTGGTTTATGCGTACGTTCACTTCACAAGAAGAATGATTTACTGTATCATTGTTTTTGCTGTGTAGTTTGCACCATTGGTCAATGGAAATATATAAACGCACAATATTTATCAATGTTCCGTCCCAGAACGTGATTGAAGAGAATAATCGGTAGTGGTTTGCAAAGTCAGCGCGCTTCATTTAGTGGCGAGCATTTCGCTTAGAAGTTTCCTTTCCCGTTTCCTTTGGTCAACCACAGGTGAAATGGTTTCGGGACCGTTCGCTGGGCGGCGTCTTCGTGTGGTCGTTGGGAGAGGACGATTACGGGGGCAACTGCAAGCAGGACGAACAGTACCCGATGGTGACGGCGGCATGGAAGGTCATGAAGGACTACCGGCCCATAAACTTCTATCGTTCCCGGAGGAGAAAGGTGTGTCGGTCTAACGCCGTCAAAACTCGTGCTGGGGTGACGGTGATCGGAGGAAACGGTGCATCGGTGTGATTTGCCGAATTCCGCATTAGTGCATTAGTGTATATATGACAAGAAATAGATGACGAGCCGAGCGTGAACAATTATGTATAGAGACACGTTAACGCTTGTCAGTGCCGTGTAAATACCTCTTGACTCTAGCAAACGTCTCCTTGCGCGGCGATCGAAAACGAACAAGTGATAAGATGCTGCTTATGACTTCTGCAAGATGCTCTCCGATGGTCATGCGTTAGCAGCAGAATTTCTTGCCTCTGAGACATTCCCGCGGCGGTCCATTATTTGAATATATTTTTCTTTGCGAAATTTTTGGTTCACGCCAAGAATGGGTAGGACAACAACTAGAGGAGGAAGGGTGACTCGTGATGTTCACGTAGTTAAATATAGGAGGCCGTCTGAATACACAGTGCTATACACATGCTCTCTTGAGATTGCCGACGCTCAATGGCGATGGAATTTACATTGCACAGCCTTGTAAGTTTTCCTTTAAATCACCAAGAGAGCTCTCCTGCTCTTTGAATGGGACATAACATGAAAACAGCCCGGCTAACGCGCAAGTACTCGTTTGACCGTGTAGGGAAGCACATGACTGCAAAGAAAAATACGTTTAATTACACACATTTTTGGATTCGAAGAACAAACTTAGCAATGAGGGACGCAGCAATAACGCACCAGAATTTTTTTAAAGTTGATTTGACTAATCACGAGTGTTGACTAAGTTCCGTCACAAATTTAGACAAGAAGTCAGAGCAGGTCACATTGCCATGTAAAGGTACTGCGCTGGAAGACAGAGAAGTAGTGCGCGCCCTAACACCTATGTTGATGGGTAATAGGCTGA
This genomic stretch from Dermacentor silvarum isolate Dsil-2018 chromosome 2, BIME_Dsil_1.4, whole genome shotgun sequence harbors:
- the LOC119441170 gene encoding endochitinase-like: MKWTRKWAPYAATPYIYHKDQWVSYDDTDSADVKVKWFRDRSLGGVFVWSLGEDDYGGNCKQDEQYPMVTAAWKVMKDYRPINFYRSRRRKG